The following coding sequences are from one Leptolyngbya sp. NIES-3755 window:
- a CDS encoding NADH-ubiquinone/plastoquinone oxidoreductase chain 3 (similar to AA sequence:cyanobase_aa:LBDG_13470), translating to MYVLSGYEYLLGFLLICSLVPVLALLASKLVRPSRRGPERRTTYESGMEPIGGAWIQFNIRYYMFALVFVIFDVETVFLYPWAVAFNRLGLLAFIEALIFIAILVVGLVYAWRKGALEWS from the coding sequence GTGTATGTCCTAAGCGGCTATGAATATCTTTTAGGCTTCCTGCTGATTTGCAGTTTGGTTCCGGTTCTGGCACTCCTGGCTTCTAAGCTAGTTCGCCCTAGCCGTCGAGGACCTGAACGCCGTACCACGTATGAATCGGGGATGGAACCGATCGGGGGTGCATGGATTCAATTCAACATCCGTTACTATATGTTCGCGCTCGTGTTCGTGATCTTCGACGTAGAAACGGTGTTTCTGTACCCTTGGGCTGTCGCTTTCAACCGTCTCGGATTGTTGGCGTTTATTGAAGCCCTGATCTTTATTGCAATTTTAGTTGTCGGTCTGGTCTACGCTTGGCGCAAAGGAGCATTGGAATGGTCATGA